TGGAGATTGGAGACTGTATCGAAATTTAATTGCGAAAATGAGGTAGAAACGAGGATGAGAGAAAGGAATAATATTTTGTTAAGCTTTTTCATTTTGTATGCCGGTAAAATTTTGTGCAAAATTCAGATTTTCATTCTGAAATTTATACAAATTTATCGGAAATGAGCCTCACACCAGAAAAGTATTTGTAGCTTTTTCTTTTCCTATCGTTGTGCTCTCTCCGTGCCCGGGATAAACAACCGTGTCATCAGGCAGGGTTAACAATTTTGATTTAATTGAATTGATTAAAATGTCGTAGTCTCCTCCCCAAAGATCAGTTCGCCCGATGCTCCCTGCAAAGAGTACATCCCCGGCGATCAAAATTTTCTCTTCGGCACAATAGAGACAGTACTCTCCGGGAGTATGTCCCGGTGTGAAAATTGGCTCAAATATATACCTTCCGATTTTGAAAGTGTAATTTTCATCATAGAATCCATCGGGCAGTGTTACTTCTTCCATCTCGATGCCGAATGCCCTACCCATTTTGGGAGCATTCTCGAGCAGGAAAAGGTCTTTTGCCGGAATAAGGTATTCAGGGTTGTATTGCCGTTTGACAAAATTATTTCCGAAAATATGGTCAAGATGACAGTGGGTATTGATCAGATATTTAACTTTAAGCCGGTTCTCATCAATAAAATCTGAAAGCTCCTGCTCCTCCTCGAGGCTGTAACATCCGGGATCCACAATCGCGGTCTCTTTGGTTACCTCATCGAAGACCACAAAAGTATTCTCATCAAAAGGACTGAAGACAAACGATTTAATTTTCATTTTCCCTCCCAAAATTTTCTCTTAATCTCTGATATATCTTGCTTTTGTATTGAGTGAAGTTGTCAACTGACTCTTCAACCGAGTCACCGCCAAACTTGTCGAGATAAAATGCAGCGAGTGTCCAGGCAAGAACACTCTCACCGATTACTGCACAGGCAGGAACAGCGGTAAAATCACTTCTCTCCCTGCGTGCATCAATTTCTTCAAAAGTTGAGAGATCAATGCTCCTTAGTGGCATCATCAGGGTGGCGATTGGTTTCATGGCTGCTCTGACTAAAATATTCTCACCATTGGTCGTGCCACCTTCAATTCCACCTGCCCTGTTGGTTTTTCTTGAAATAACCCCGTCTTTCAAAATTATCTCATCATGTACCATCGATCCGGGTACTACCGCCCCTTCAAACCCTGTCCCGATTTCCACACCCTTAACTGCATTGATCGACATCATCGAATGAGAAATTGCGGCATCCAGTTTCCTGTCGTAATGAACAAAACTGCCGACTCCGGGAACCAGTCCCTGTGCCACTACTGCAAAAACGCCACCCAGAGTGTCACCATCCTTCTTTGCGAGTCGAATTCTATCCTTAATTCCTTCCTCTTTTTCGCGGTCAGGTATCCTGAGCTCACTCTCCTCAACTGTTGTGAGAATCTGAGCAAAATTGACTTCGTGTTTGTTCAATAATCGGGAATACAAATCTCCTGAACCGTTAACTCCCCCAATACTCTCAACAAAGCTTGAAATCTCAACTCCATATTGCGATAACAACTGTTTTGCGAATGCCCCTGCGACAACTCTAACTGCTGTTTCTCTCGCACTTGATCTTTCGATTGAGTTTCGTATATCATCGAGATTATATTTGGTCACCCCCACCAGATCCGCATGTCCAGGTCTTGGAATGACTATCTTTTCGATTTCCTCCTCGACAGGTTCAACCGACATTTTTGTTCCCCAGTTCTCCCAGTCACGATTCTTTACAAGGACAGATATTGGTGAGCCGGTGGTTTTTCCAAACCGTACACCTGAAACGATTTCGGCGGTGTCTTTCTCGATTTTCATTCTTCCGCCCCTGCCGTATCCGCCTTGCCTGCGGGCAAGTTCCTCATTTATTTTATCTAAATCAATGCGAAGATTTGAGGGAAATCCTTCGATGATGACTACTAATGTTTTGCCGTGGGATTCACCGGCTGTTAAATATCTTATCTGTGACATAATTTCCGAAATTGTGTTGCCAAAAATAAAAAAAAATGCCGGTCAGACCGGCATTTTTTAGGAAATGTTTAATTTATGGTTTAATCAGGAATCTCTATTCCCACATATCTTGAATTGCCCTGATTATCCGCGACCTCGAGAAGTACTGCCCTGCCTTTGCTGTTTTTGAATATTTTTTCTA
This genomic window from Ignavibacteria bacterium contains:
- a CDS encoding MBL fold metallo-hydrolase, which translates into the protein MKIKSFVFSPFDENTFVVFDEVTKETAIVDPGCYSLEEEQELSDFIDENRLKVKYLINTHCHLDHIFGNNFVKRQYNPEYLIPAKDLFLLENAPKMGRAFGIEMEEVTLPDGFYDENYTFKIGRYIFEPIFTPGHTPGEYCLYCAEEKILIAGDVLFAGSIGRTDLWGGDYDILINSIKSKLLTLPDDTVVYPGHGESTTIGKEKATNTFLV
- the aroC gene encoding chorismate synthase, coding for MRYLTAGESHGKTLVVIIEGFPSNLRIDLDKINEELARRQGGYGRGGRMKIEKDTAEIVSGVRFGKTTGSPISVLVKNRDWENWGTKMSVEPVEEEIEKIVIPRPGHADLVGVTKYNLDDIRNSIERSSARETAVRVVAGAFAKQLLSQYGVEISSFVESIGGVNGSGDLYSRLLNKHEVNFAQILTTVEESELRIPDREKEEGIKDRIRLAKKDGDTLGGVFAVVAQGLVPGVGSFVHYDRKLDAAISHSMMSINAVKGVEIGTGFEGAVVPGSMVHDEIILKDGVISRKTNRAGGIEGGTTNGENILVRAAMKPIATLMMPLRSIDLSTFEEIDARRERSDFTAVPACAVIGESVLAWTLAAFYLDKFGGDSVEESVDNFTQYKSKIYQRLRENFGRENEN